From the Thermodesulfobacteriota bacterium genome, the window TCGGCGCCGACATCTCCGCCCTCTGCACGGAAGCCGGCATGGCGGCGCTGCGCCGCCTCATGCCCTCGGTCAAGTTCGAAGTGGACCAGAAGCCCACGTTGGACAGCAAGGAGCAGGTCAAGGTGACCAACGAGGACTTCATGACCGCCTACAAGGAGGTCGAGCCCACCTCGACGCGCGAGTTCATGAGCGAGCGGCCCAACGTCTTCTTCAAGGACGTCGGCGGGCTGCACCAGATCAAGAAGAACCTGCTGTCCATGATGCGGCTGCCGCTGCGGGGCCAGGCGCTGTTCGCGGAATCCCGCCTGAACCCGCCCCGCGGCGTGATCTTCTCCGGCCCGTCCGGGACCGGCAAGACCCTCATGGCGAAGGCCATCGCCGGCGAGATGGGGATGACGCTCTTCACCGTCGATCCCCCCACCCTGCTGTCGAAGTGGGTCGGGGAATCGGAAAAGGGGCTGCGGGAGGTGTTCAAGCGCGCCAAGCAGGCGTCGCCCTGCATCCTCTTCTTCGACGAGATAGAGGCCATGGCTCCGGCCCGGACGGCGGAGGATTCCGGCCAGATCTCCCAGCGGATCGTCAGCCAGCTCTTCCGGGAGCTCGACAGCCTCCAGAGCTCCCTCGGCGTCATGATCCTCGCCGCCACCAACCGGATCGACCTGATGGAGCCGGCCCTCCTCCGGGCGGGCCGCTTCGACTCGATCATCGAGTTCCCGCTTCCCGCGAAGGAGGAGCGCGTCGAGATCCTGCAGATGTTCCTGCAGACCCTCCCGTTCCGCTCCGAAGTCGACATCGACGCGCTCGCCGGGAACACCGACGGGTGGACCGGGGCCGATCTCGAGACGCTGTGCAAGAAGGCGGTCATGCAGGTCGTCGAGGAAGCGCTGGTCCGGGAGGAAAAGCCCGACTTCTCCCGCCTGACGATCCAGAGCGCGCATTTCGAGCAGGTGACCGACCAGACGGGCGCGGCCGCGACGATCAAGTCCCGTGCGCTGAAGCAGTAAGGCCCATTTCGTCCTCGGGGGAGCACGGGTGAAGAAGAAGTTAAGGCTCTTCAAGCCGGTCAAGAAGACGAGGGTCTACGAGGAAATCGTTGCCAAGATCAAGGACATGATCGACAAGGGCCGGTTCAAGTGCGGCGATCAGCTTCCCGTGGAGCGGGAGCTCGCGGAGGTTTTCCGCGTGAGCCGGTCTTCCGTCCGCGAGGCCATCCGGTCCCTCGAGAGCCAGGGGCTTCTCGAAAGCCGGCAGGGCAACGGCACGTACATCGCGAAGACCCCGCTCGAATCGCTCGTCAACCCGCTGGCCTCCGTCATCTCCTCCGAAAAGGACGGCCAGAGGGAGCTCTTCGAGATGCGCCGCCTGATCGAGTCGCAGCTCGCCTACCTCGCGGCGGAGCGGGCGACCGAGGAAGAGATCGACCTGATGGAAAGGACGCTGGCGCTCCAGGAGCGGGCGATCTCCGAAGGCAGCTCCGGGATCGAGAACGACAGGAACTTCCATTACCTGCTGGCGAGCGCGGCGAGGAACCGGTTCCTTCTCAGCATCGTCGACCACAGCATGAGCCTGCTGGTCGAAAGCCGGGACAATTACCTGCAGGTCGAAGGGCGGCCCGAGAAATCGATCCAGCGCCACCGCCAGATGCTCGAGGCCATCAAGGCGCGGGACGCGGAAGGCGCGGCGAATCTCATGCGCGAGCATGTGTCGGACATAGAGAGCAGCCTGTTCGAAGTGATGGAGAGAAAGCGCGGCAGGAAGAAAGAGGAGTTGAGCAGAGGCCGACAGGAAAGGAGGTGAACCCGGAAGTAGCCGTGAAGTTCGTATCAATCCGTAGACAAACGAAGGAGGAAGGACAAAATGGCAGATGTGTTTGAAGTAACGATTTGGTGCCGTGGCGTGATCCAGGACATGGAGGGTCGTCACCTGTCGCTGGTTCTCGCAAACGCCGCCGGCAAAACCGGCAAGTTCGTGCAGGCCTGGGACAACTACGCGGACCTTCCGGACCGCGTGCAGGTTCCCCTTCGCAAGTATGTCCGCGTCAGCGACGAAGAGATCGAGATGCGGTACATCTACGAGAACGACCATCCGCAGCTCGTCATCGTCATGGACGATACGATCATCAAGGGCATCGACATCCTCCGCGGCGCCCCCAAGGGAACCGCGCTCGTCGTCAATACCAAGCGGTCGGCGGATGAGCTCCTCGCCCTGATCCCGAACAAGGACGTCCTGTCGAGCTTCGTGTGCGTAGATGCCACCGGCATCGCGGGCGGCACGGGCCTCGAGAGCGTCGACTTCATGGGTTCGGAAGGCGGCGTGGAAGCCGTTTCGGTCGGCGTGGGCATCGCGGCTCCGCTCTGCGGCGCGGCGACCAAGGTTTGCGACAAGTTCCCGTTGGACAACGTCGTCGCCTCCGCGGCGAACAAGGCGGGTGTGAAGGAAGGCGCCAAGACCGCCGTAGTGAAAACTTTATAAGGCCTGGAAGGAGAAAAACATGAGTCCTCTGTATTGCGAGAAGTTCCGGATCCCCAAGCACCTCGAAATCGCCGACGGCGCTGTGGTTCCGGCCCCGGTTGGCGAGCAGCCGATGATGAAGACCGGGAACTGGCGGATCGAGCGCCCGGTGATCGATCACGAGAAGTGCACCACCTGCCTGAACTGCTTCATCTTCTGCCCGGACAGCTGCTGGCACCTGGATCCGAAGTCCGAGAAGATGGTGTGGGATCCCATCTACTGCAAAGGCTGCAGAATCTGCGTCGAAGAGTGCCCCGCCGATGCGCTGCGGCTCGAGAACGAACTGAATTTCAAAGGCGGCGTCGCCCGTCTTGATAAGCCTTACTAGATCCCAGGAGGAGAATTCACATGCCGAAAGAAGCTTACATGGCAGGTTGCGCCGCCACTGCAAACGGCGCCAAGTTGGCGAGAGTTGAGGTCATCACCTCGTACCCGATCCGTCCCTACACCGGCATCATGATGGAGCTGTCCAGAATGGTGGCGGCCGGCGAGCTGGATGCCGAGTTCATCCACGGCGAAGGCGAGCATGCCCAGGTTTCCGTGACCCAGGGCGCGTCCGCGGCCGGCGCGCGCGCGTACACCGGCTCCTCGGGCGTCGGCGTCGCGTACGCGATGGAAGTGTACTCCCCGATCTCCGGTGGCCGGTATCCGTGCCAGATGGCGATCGCAGACCGTGCATACGACCCCCCCGGCGACTTCGGTTCCGAGCACACCGACGTCAAGTCCGTCGACAACCAGGGGTGGATCCTCGGCTGGGCCGAGACTCCGCAGGAGTCCATGGACAACTGCATCATCTACTATCGTGTCGGCGAAGACCCGAAGGTCATGCTGCCGCAGTGGCAGGTGCAGGACGGCTATTTCGTGTCGCACATCCCGGGCAAGGTCAGCATCCCGGACCAGGCGGCGGTCGATGAATATCTGCCTCCGTACAACTGCCCCCACGCCCTGAATCCGCAGAACCCGACCAACCACGGCCCGCAGATCTTCCCGGACCAGGGGCCGGCGATCGACCTGCAGAGAGCGCAGGCGTTCCTGAACACCCCGAAAGTCATCGAGCAGGCCATTGCCGACTACAACAAGCAGATGGGTCGTGACTACCCGGTGTGGCTCGAAGAGTACAAGACCGACGGCGCCGACTACGTGTTCTTCCTCCAGGGCGCCCACTGCCGCACCGCCCGGTTCGCGGTGGACCACCTCCGCAAGAAGGGCGCGAAGGTCGGTATGGTGAAGCTCCGCTTCGTCCGTCCCTGGCCGACCGCTCAGATCTGCGAAGTTCTCTCGAAGTTCAAGGCCGTCGGCGTTGTCGAGTCGCAGACCTGCTACGGCGGCGCGATGAAGGGCGGCGAGCTGCAGCACGAAGTCCGCGCCTCCCTGTATGACTCTCCGAAGCAGCCGGCCTGCTGCTCGTTCATGGCCGGTCTGGGCGGCGAAGTCATCTCCCTCGAGGAGTTCTACAACATGGCGAAGATCCTCGAGAAGAACGCGAAGCAGGGCAAGGTCGATCAGTACGTGTACTGGGTCGGCTTCGACAACGGGATCTAAGTAATCAACTCTGCGGATACGAATAAAGGAGTGATATAAAATGGCACAAATTCCGACTCAGGAAATGGAACTGATCAAGAACCTCCGCGGTGTCGACCAGAAGGAGTATTACGTTCCTGGTCACCGGACCTGCGCGGGCTGCGGCCCGGCTCTCTGCTACAAGCTGGTCTCCAAGGCCGCCGGCCAGAACTCGATCTTCCTCGGCCCGACGGGCTGCATGTACGTGGCGAACTGCTCCTATATGTGCACCCCGTTCGCCTATGCCTGGACGCACTGCCAGATCACGAACGGCGGCGCCGTCGCCTCCGGTATCGAGGCGGCGTACAACGTCCTGATCCGCAAGGGCAAGTACAAGGGCCCCCTGCCGAACATCGTCGTCATGGCCGGCGACGGCGGCGCGATCGACATCGGTCTTCAGGCGGCTTCCGCCATGATGTACCGCGGTCACGACGTCCTCTTCGTCATGTATGACAACGAGTCCTACGCCAACACGGGCATCCAGACCTCTCCGATGACCCCGTACGGCGGCAAGACCACCTTCACGCCTCCCGGGAAGATGATCCCCGAAGGCAAGAAGCTGTTCCCGAAAGACCCGCCGCAGCTCTTCATCGGCGGCCATCCCGCGCTGCACTATGTCGCGACGGCGTCGGTCGGTTACCCGGTCGACCTGATCAACAAGTGCCGCAAGGGCCTGAACTACAAGGGCCCGGCGTTCGTCCACATCCACTGCCCCTGCCCGAAGGGCTGGCTGTACGACTGCAAGGACACCGTTCGCGTCGCGAAGCTGGCGGTCGAGACCGGCTTCTGGACGAACTACGAATGGGAGAACGGCGAGTACACCTATCAGCACATCCCGAAGACGTACAAGCCGGTGAAGGAGTACATGAAGGGCCAGGAGCGGTTCAACCACCTGAACGAGGAGCACATCGCCAAGATGCAGGCGTTCATCACGGCGAAGGTGAAGGCCCCCGGGAAGCCGATCGAGATCCCGGTCCTCGGTCCCAGAGAAGAAGCGTAATTACGGCACGTCGGAGCGGAGGGACACGGGGAAACCCGTGTCCCTCGCTCGTGTCCGGAGCACGAATTTTTTGAATGCAAATTTGTCAAAATCGTCTATCCTTGCAGAAAAGATGGATACGGTCCCGGCCGGGTGTCCAGGTTGTCCCCTCCGGACGCATGGCCGGGACACTGCGCCTGAAGGCTTTTCGAGACGCCGCGTTTTAAGGGCTGTCCGGGGTAGCCGCGGGTCGGAGGATAGACGAACATCTCGCATGTTCGATCACATCCAGGGGATGCTCCAAAAGAAGGGAGGAGGCAGGTGTATGGGTTTTTGAAGTAGGCTTCAAAAAACTAACGCATGGGGGGTGTAATCCATGAGCGGAAGGTTTTCTGGGCTGAAGATTTGGATCGTTGTGGCTTGCTCTTTGGCGCTGGTATTCACCGCGGTCGGAACGGCGAAGGCCTGGGAGCCGAAGATGCCCGTCGAATTCATCATCCCGGCCGGCGCCGGCGGCGGCGCGGACGTCATGG encodes:
- a CDS encoding FadR/GntR family transcriptional regulator, which gives rise to MKKKLRLFKPVKKTRVYEEIVAKIKDMIDKGRFKCGDQLPVERELAEVFRVSRSSVREAIRSLESQGLLESRQGNGTYIAKTPLESLVNPLASVISSEKDGQRELFEMRRLIESQLAYLAAERATEEEIDLMERTLALQERAISEGSSGIENDRNFHYLLASAARNRFLLSIVDHSMSLLVESRDNYLQVEGRPEKSIQRHRQMLEAIKARDAEGAANLMREHVSDIESSLFEVMERKRGRKKEELSRGRQERR
- a CDS encoding 2-oxoacid:acceptor oxidoreductase family protein, producing the protein MIQDMEGRHLSLVLANAAGKTGKFVQAWDNYADLPDRVQVPLRKYVRVSDEEIEMRYIYENDHPQLVIVMDDTIIKGIDILRGAPKGTALVVNTKRSADELLALIPNKDVLSSFVCVDATGIAGGTGLESVDFMGSEGGVEAVSVGVGIAAPLCGAATKVCDKFPLDNVVASAANKAGVKEGAKTAVVKTL
- a CDS encoding 4Fe-4S binding protein, producing the protein MSPLYCEKFRIPKHLEIADGAVVPAPVGEQPMMKTGNWRIERPVIDHEKCTTCLNCFIFCPDSCWHLDPKSEKMVWDPIYCKGCRICVEECPADALRLENELNFKGGVARLDKPY
- a CDS encoding oxalate oxidoreductase subunit alpha; the protein is MPKEAYMAGCAATANGAKLARVEVITSYPIRPYTGIMMELSRMVAAGELDAEFIHGEGEHAQVSVTQGASAAGARAYTGSSGVGVAYAMEVYSPISGGRYPCQMAIADRAYDPPGDFGSEHTDVKSVDNQGWILGWAETPQESMDNCIIYYRVGEDPKVMLPQWQVQDGYFVSHIPGKVSIPDQAAVDEYLPPYNCPHALNPQNPTNHGPQIFPDQGPAIDLQRAQAFLNTPKVIEQAIADYNKQMGRDYPVWLEEYKTDGADYVFFLQGAHCRTARFAVDHLRKKGAKVGMVKLRFVRPWPTAQICEVLSKFKAVGVVESQTCYGGAMKGGELQHEVRASLYDSPKQPACCSFMAGLGGEVISLEEFYNMAKILEKNAKQGKVDQYVYWVGFDNGI
- a CDS encoding thiamine pyrophosphate-dependent enzyme; its protein translation is MELIKNLRGVDQKEYYVPGHRTCAGCGPALCYKLVSKAAGQNSIFLGPTGCMYVANCSYMCTPFAYAWTHCQITNGGAVASGIEAAYNVLIRKGKYKGPLPNIVVMAGDGGAIDIGLQAASAMMYRGHDVLFVMYDNESYANTGIQTSPMTPYGGKTTFTPPGKMIPEGKKLFPKDPPQLFIGGHPALHYVATASVGYPVDLINKCRKGLNYKGPAFVHIHCPCPKGWLYDCKDTVRVAKLAVETGFWTNYEWENGEYTYQHIPKTYKPVKEYMKGQERFNHLNEEHIAKMQAFITAKVKAPGKPIEIPVLGPREEA